The following coding sequences lie in one Saimiri boliviensis isolate mSaiBol1 chromosome 6, mSaiBol1.pri, whole genome shotgun sequence genomic window:
- the ZNF202 gene encoding zinc finger protein 202 isoform X1 — translation MTTAVEPEDQDLWEEEGILMVKLEDDFTCRPESVLQRDDPVLETSHQNFRRFRYQEAASPREALIRLRELCHQWLRPERRTKEQILELLVLEQFLTVLPGELQSWVRGQRPESGEEAVTLVEGLQKQPRRPRRWVTVHVHGQEVLSEETVHLGAEPESPSELQDPAQSSNPQQSPEETTQSPDLGAPAEQRPHQEEELQPLQESEVPVPQDPDLPAERSSGDSEMVALLTALSQGLVTFKDVAVCFSQDQWSDLDPTQKEFYGEYVLEEDCGIVVSLSFPIPRPDEISQVREEEPWVPDIQEPQETQEPEILSFTYTGDRNKDEEERVEQEDLSLEDIHRPILGEPEIHQTPDWEIVFEESPGRLHERRFGTNISQVNSFANLRETTPVHPLLGRHHDCSVCGKSFTCNSHLVRHLRTHTGEKPYKCMECGKSYTRSSHLARHQKVHKMNAPYKYPLNRKALEATSPLTQAERTPSVEKPYRCDDCGKHFRWTSDLVRHQRTHTGEKPFFCTICGKSFSQKSVLTTHQRIHLGGKPYLCGECGEDFSEHRRYLAHRKTHAAEELYLCSECGRCFSHSAAFAKHLRGHASVRPCRCNECGKSFSRRDHLVRHQRTHTGEKPFTCPTCGKSFSRGYHLIRHQRTHSEKTS, via the exons ATGACTACAGCCGTGGAACCAGAGGACCAGGATCTTTGGGAAGAAGAGGGAATTCTGATGGTGAAACTGGAAGATGATTTCACCTGTAGGCCAGAGTCTGTCTTACAGAGGGATGACCCAGTGCTGGAGACCTCCCACCAGAACTTCCGACGCTTCCGTTACCAGGAAGCAGCAAGCCCTAGAGAAGCTCTCATCAGACTCCGAGAACTTTGTCACCAGTGGCTGAGACCAGAGAGGCGGACAAAGGAGCAGATCCTAGAGCTGCTTGTGCTGGAACAGTTTCTTACCGTCCTGCCTGGAGAACTACAGAGCTGGGTGCGGGGCCAACGGCCAGAAAGTGGCGAGGAGGCAGTGACGCTGGTGGAGGGTTTGCAGAAACAACCCAGGAGACCAAGGCGGTGG GTGACTGTCCATGTTCATGGCCAGGAAGTCCTGTCAGAGGAGACAGTGCATCTAGGAGCAGAGCCTGAGTCACCTAGTGAGCTGCAGGATCCCGCGCAAAGCTCGAACCCCCAGCAGTCCCCTGAGGAAACCACACAGAGCCCAGATCTGGGGGCACCGGCAGAGCAGCGTCCACACCAGGAAGAGGAGCTCCAGCCCCTGCAGGAGAGCG agGTTCCAGTGCCTCAGGACCCAGACCTTCCTGCAGAGAGGAGCTCTGGAGACTCGGAGATGGTTGCTCTTCTTACTGCTCTATCACAG GGACTGGTAACGTTCAAGGATGTGGCTGTATGCTTTTCCCAGGACCAGTGGAGTGATCTGGATCCAACACAGAAAGAATTCTATGGAGAATATGTCTTGGAAGAAGACTGTGGAATTGTAGTCTCTCTGT CATTTCCAATCCCCAGACCTGATGAGATCTCCCAGGTTAGAGAGGAAGAGCCTTGGGTCCCAGATATCCAAGAGCCTCAAGAGACTCAAGAGCCAGAAATCCTGAGTTTTACCTACACAG GAGATAGgaataaagatgaggaagagcGTGTGGAGCAGGAAGATCTGAGTTTGGAGGATATACACAGGCCTATTTTGGGAGAACCAGAAATTCACCAGACTCCGGATTGGGAAATAGTCTTTGAGGAGAGTCCGGGTAGACTTCATGAAAGAAGATTTGGTACAAACATTTCTCAAGTGAATAGTTTTGCGAACCTTCGGGAAACTACGCCCGTCCACCCGCTATTAGGGAGACACCATGACTGTTCTGTGTGTGGAAAGAGCTTCACTTGTAACTCCCACCTTGTTAGACACCTGAGAACTCACAcgggagagaaaccctataaatgtatGGAGTGTGGAAAAAGTTACACGCGAAGCTCGCATCTTGCCAGGCACCAAAAGGTTCATAAGATGAACGCTCCTTATAAATATCCCCTCAACCGGAAGGCTTTGGAAGCGACCTCCCCTTTGACCCAGGCCGAGAGAACTCCATCTGTGGAGAAGCCCTACAGATGTGATGATTGTGGAAAACACTTCCGCTGGACCTCAGACCTTGTCAGGCATCAGAGGACACATACAGGAGAAAAGCCCTTCTTTTGTACTATTTGTGGCAAAAGCTTCAGCCAGAAGTCTGTGCTAACGACACACCAAAGGATCCACCTGGGAGGCAAACCCTACCTGTGTGGAGAGTGTGGCGAGGACTTCAGCGAGCACAGGCGGTACCTGGCGCACCGGAAGACGCACGCGGCAGAGGAGCTCTACCTCTGCAGCGAGTGCGGGCGCTGCTTCAGCCACAGCGCGGCGTTCGCCAAGCACCTGCGGGGACACGCCTCCGTGAGGCCCTGCCGGTGCAACGAATGTGGGAAGAGCTTCAGTCGCAGGGACCACCTGGTCAGGCATCAGAGAACACACACTGGGGAGAAACCGTTCACGTGCCCTACCTGTGGAAAAAGCTTCAGCAGAGGGTATCACTTAATTAGGCATCAGAGGACCCACTCAGAAAAGACCTCCTAG
- the ZNF202 gene encoding zinc finger protein 202 isoform X2: MVALLTALSQGLVTFKDVAVCFSQDQWSDLDPTQKEFYGEYVLEEDCGIVVSLSFPIPRPDEISQVREEEPWVPDIQEPQETQEPEILSFTYTGDRNKDEEERVEQEDLSLEDIHRPILGEPEIHQTPDWEIVFEESPGRLHERRFGTNISQVNSFANLRETTPVHPLLGRHHDCSVCGKSFTCNSHLVRHLRTHTGEKPYKCMECGKSYTRSSHLARHQKVHKMNAPYKYPLNRKALEATSPLTQAERTPSVEKPYRCDDCGKHFRWTSDLVRHQRTHTGEKPFFCTICGKSFSQKSVLTTHQRIHLGGKPYLCGECGEDFSEHRRYLAHRKTHAAEELYLCSECGRCFSHSAAFAKHLRGHASVRPCRCNECGKSFSRRDHLVRHQRTHTGEKPFTCPTCGKSFSRGYHLIRHQRTHSEKTS; the protein is encoded by the exons ATGGTTGCTCTTCTTACTGCTCTATCACAG GGACTGGTAACGTTCAAGGATGTGGCTGTATGCTTTTCCCAGGACCAGTGGAGTGATCTGGATCCAACACAGAAAGAATTCTATGGAGAATATGTCTTGGAAGAAGACTGTGGAATTGTAGTCTCTCTGT CATTTCCAATCCCCAGACCTGATGAGATCTCCCAGGTTAGAGAGGAAGAGCCTTGGGTCCCAGATATCCAAGAGCCTCAAGAGACTCAAGAGCCAGAAATCCTGAGTTTTACCTACACAG GAGATAGgaataaagatgaggaagagcGTGTGGAGCAGGAAGATCTGAGTTTGGAGGATATACACAGGCCTATTTTGGGAGAACCAGAAATTCACCAGACTCCGGATTGGGAAATAGTCTTTGAGGAGAGTCCGGGTAGACTTCATGAAAGAAGATTTGGTACAAACATTTCTCAAGTGAATAGTTTTGCGAACCTTCGGGAAACTACGCCCGTCCACCCGCTATTAGGGAGACACCATGACTGTTCTGTGTGTGGAAAGAGCTTCACTTGTAACTCCCACCTTGTTAGACACCTGAGAACTCACAcgggagagaaaccctataaatgtatGGAGTGTGGAAAAAGTTACACGCGAAGCTCGCATCTTGCCAGGCACCAAAAGGTTCATAAGATGAACGCTCCTTATAAATATCCCCTCAACCGGAAGGCTTTGGAAGCGACCTCCCCTTTGACCCAGGCCGAGAGAACTCCATCTGTGGAGAAGCCCTACAGATGTGATGATTGTGGAAAACACTTCCGCTGGACCTCAGACCTTGTCAGGCATCAGAGGACACATACAGGAGAAAAGCCCTTCTTTTGTACTATTTGTGGCAAAAGCTTCAGCCAGAAGTCTGTGCTAACGACACACCAAAGGATCCACCTGGGAGGCAAACCCTACCTGTGTGGAGAGTGTGGCGAGGACTTCAGCGAGCACAGGCGGTACCTGGCGCACCGGAAGACGCACGCGGCAGAGGAGCTCTACCTCTGCAGCGAGTGCGGGCGCTGCTTCAGCCACAGCGCGGCGTTCGCCAAGCACCTGCGGGGACACGCCTCCGTGAGGCCCTGCCGGTGCAACGAATGTGGGAAGAGCTTCAGTCGCAGGGACCACCTGGTCAGGCATCAGAGAACACACACTGGGGAGAAACCGTTCACGTGCCCTACCTGTGGAAAAAGCTTCAGCAGAGGGTATCACTTAATTAGGCATCAGAGGACCCACTCAGAAAAGACCTCCTAG